The proteins below come from a single Procambarus clarkii isolate CNS0578487 chromosome 54, FALCON_Pclarkii_2.0, whole genome shotgun sequence genomic window:
- the LOC123771347 gene encoding mucin-19-like, whose product METVGWDLCGMETFGWELCGMETFGWDLCGMETVGWDLCGMETVGRDLCGMETVGWDLCGMENVGRDLCGMETVGRDLCGMETVGWDLCGMETVGRELCGMEAVGWELCGMETVGWDLCGMETVGRELCGMETVGWELCGMETVGWDLCGMETVGRDLCGMVTVGWDLCGMETVEWDLCGMETVGWDLCGMETVGWDLCGMETVGRELCGMETFGMDLCGMETVGWDLCRMETVGRELCGMETVGWDLCGMEAVGWELCGMETVGWDLCGMVTVGWDLCGMETVRWDLCGMETVRWDLCGMETVGWDLCGMETVGRDLCGMEAVGWELCGMETVGWDLCGMETVGRDLCGMETVGWDLCGMETVGMDLCGMETVGRDLCGMETVGWDLCGMETVGMDLCGMETVGRDLCGMETVGRDLCGMVTVGRDLR is encoded by the coding sequence ATGGAGACCGTCGGGTGGGATCTGTGTGGGATGGAGACCTTCGGGTGGGAGCTGTGTGGGATGGAGACCTTCGGGTGGGATCTGTGTGGGATGGAGACCGTCGGGTGGGATCTATGTGGGATGGAGACCGTCGGGAGGGATCTGTGTGGGATGGAGACTGTCGGGTGGGATCTGTGTGGGATGGAGAACGTCGGGAGGGATCTGTGTGGGATGGAGACCGTCGGGAGGGATCTGTGTGGGATGGAGACCGTCGGGTGGGATCTGTGTGGGATGGAGACCGTCGGGAGGGAGCTGTGTGGGATGGAGGCCGTCGGGTGGGAGCTGTGTGGGATGGAGACCGTCGGGTGGGATCTGTGTGGGATGGAGACCGTCGGGAGGGAGCTGTGTGGGATGGAGACCGTCGGGTGGGAGCTGTGTGGGATGGAGACCGTCGGGTGGGATCTGTGTGGGATGGAGACCGTCGGGAGGGATCTGTGTGGGATGGTGACCGTCGGGTGGGATCTGTGTGGGATGGAGACCGTCGAGTGGGATCTATGTGGGATGGAGACCGTCGGGTGGGATCTGTGTGGGATGGAGACCGTCGGGTGGGATCTGTGTGGGATGGAGACCGTCGGGAGGGAGCTGTGTGGGATGGAGACCTTCGGGATGGATCTGTGTGGGATGGAGACCGTCGGGTGGGATCTGTGTAGGATGGAGACCGTCGGGAGGGAGCTGTGTGGGATGGAGACCGTCGGGTGGGATCTGTGTGGGATGGAGGCCGTCGGGTGGGAGCTGTGTGGGATGGAGACCGTCGGGTGGGATCTGTGTGGGATGGTGACCGTCGGGTGGGATCTGTGTGGGATGGAGACCGTCAGGTGGGATCTGTGTGGGATGGAGACCGTCAGGTGGGATCTGTGTGGGATGGAGACCGTCGGGTGGGATCTGTGTGGGATGGAGACCGTCGGGAGGGATCTGTGTGGGATGGAGGCCGTCGGGTGGGAGCTGTGTGGGATGGAGACCGTCGGGTGGGATCTGTGTGGGATGGAGACCGTCGGGAGGGATCTGTGTGGGATGGAGACCGTCGGGTGGGATCTGTGTGGGATGGAGACCGTCGGGATGGATCTGTGTGGGATGGAGACCGTCGGGAGGGATCTGTGTGGGATGGAGACCGTCGGGTGGGATCTGTGTGGGATGGAGACCGTCGGGATGGATCTGTGTGGGATGGAGACCGTCGGGAGGGATCTGTGTGGGATGGAGACCGTCGGGAGGGATCTGTGTGGGATGGTGACCGTCGGGAGGGATCTGAGATAG